One stretch of Planctomycetota bacterium DNA includes these proteins:
- a CDS encoding NADH-quinone oxidoreductase subunit J, which yields MTLPDGATPLLLGSVAAFAASLWLLLPSVQRAGWLERWSSRLGAALGVAALAGLALAGRRLGGLGEEAVFQIVAAVALVGGAATVVTRSPVYAAIWFALALAGVAGLLLVLGAQFLGVATIVVYAGAILVMFLFVLMLAQPTGLAPYDRVSNEPLLSAVAGGVLLALLTVSIGRLSAEPPACCQVPSRADAVAAAAVPARPADPAALDADAVARLGAELFGRHLVAVEAAGVLLLVALVGAIAVVSRGEAAESAERGAA from the coding sequence GTGACCCTTCCCGACGGTGCGACACCGCTGTTGCTGGGGTCGGTCGCGGCGTTCGCCGCGAGCCTCTGGCTCCTGCTGCCGTCCGTGCAGCGCGCCGGCTGGCTGGAGCGTTGGAGCAGCCGGCTGGGGGCGGCGCTCGGCGTTGCCGCGCTCGCCGGTCTGGCGCTTGCCGGGCGCCGCCTCGGCGGACTCGGCGAAGAGGCGGTGTTCCAGATCGTGGCCGCGGTGGCGCTCGTCGGCGGAGCCGCGACGGTGGTGACGCGGTCCCCGGTCTACGCCGCGATCTGGTTCGCCCTTGCCCTCGCCGGCGTCGCGGGGCTGCTGTTGGTGCTCGGGGCGCAGTTCCTCGGTGTCGCCACGATCGTCGTCTACGCCGGCGCGATCCTCGTGATGTTCCTGTTCGTTCTCATGCTCGCGCAGCCCACGGGCCTGGCCCCCTACGACCGCGTATCCAACGAGCCACTGCTCTCGGCCGTCGCCGGGGGGGTACTCCTGGCCCTGCTCACTGTGTCGATCGGCCGTCTCTCGGCTGAGCCCCCGGCCTGCTGCCAGGTACCGTCGCGGGCCGATGCGGTCGCCGCCGCGGCGGTTCCCGCCCGCCCCGCTGACCCGGCGGCGCTGGATGCCGATGCCGTGGCTCGGCTGGGTGCGGAACTGTTCGGCCGGCATCTCGTCGCCGTCGAGGCAGCCGGCGTGCTGTTGCTGGTGGCCCTGGTCGGCGCGATCGCGGTCGTCTCGCGCGGCGAGGCGGCCGAGTCGGCGGAAAGGGGGGCGGCGTGA